One window from the genome of Nicotiana sylvestris chromosome 9, ASM39365v2, whole genome shotgun sequence encodes:
- the LOC138877366 gene encoding uncharacterized protein yields the protein MEEEEALAEINATSSHWLFAAWGIDVIGPIEPTASNRHMIILVAIDYFTKWVEAAFYKVVTKKVIIDFVKDHIVCRFGVPESINTNNVANLNNDPMKAMCETFKIKHKNSTTYRPQMSGAVEVANKNIKKILMKIVENHKQWHEKLPLALSGYRTTVRTSTRETPFLLVYGTEAVIPAESFQQKGQTKIVRTRTTGAEEIFPRQDEAKGKFSPNWQGPYMIQVLTGGAYILTTMDGEVWPKPINSNAEKRYYV from the exons ATGGAAGAGGAAGAAGCGTTAGCTGAgatcaatgcaacaagctcacattggctattcgccgcctggggaatagatgtcatcggtccgatcgagccTACTGCTTCAAACAGGCACATGattattctagtggccattgactactttacaaaatgggtagaggccgcattctacaaagttgtaaccaagaaagtcatcatagactttgtcaaggatcatattgtttgccgattcggtgTTCCTGAGTCCATTAACACTAATAATGTTGCCAATCTCAACAATGATccgatgaaagccatgtgtgaaactttcaaaatcaagcacaagaactccACAACATATAGACCTCAGATGAGTGGAGCCGTAGAAGTCGCCAATaagaacattaagaagatactaatgaagatagtagaaaaccacaaacaatggcatgagaagttacccctTGCCCTATCggggtaccgcactacagttcgcacgTCAACTAGAGAGACTCCCTTTTTACTGGTTTATGGCACcgaagctgtcatcccagccgag agctttcaacaaaagggtcaaaccaagatagtTCGCACACGGACAACTGGTGCTGAAGAAATCTTCCCTcgtcaagatgaagccaaagggaaattctctcccaactggcaaggtccctacatgattcaggtgctaacaggaggagcttATATACTTACAacaatggacggagaagtctggccaaaaccaatcaattcaaacGCAGaaaagagatactatgtttag